Part of the Henckelia pumila isolate YLH828 chromosome 2, ASM3356847v2, whole genome shotgun sequence genome is shown below.
cttttaaatcattttcaaCATAGAAGGTGTTTGGCTAAGCTTATTAAAAAGGgcttataagctcctagagcttaacagctgttttacgagcttataagctgttagaacttattttaaaaataagctgttaaagtgtttgggcaaaattattttaaacaacttaaagatgcTGATATGTtaggtattataagatctttttattgtcaaaattaccaaaaataatattattctatgaaaataatgtttcgaattatacatatacgaaaatagttttagaataaacatatattaacaaataaaattgtttcaatattttacttttcaaaaaatttatgtgatttttattttttaaaaaaaataatatttaatatttaatgagtaGAGAATATGttggagatttatgaaaatatataaggatattttaaaaaaatagaatgttaaaaaaagatctttttgaaaaaagatCTCTTcctttactttttttaaaatagcttataagttgtaaaacattttattttgacagcttataaagttatttttaaaattttttaccaAACAAATTTGTGGAGCTTATAAGGTGTTTTGGAGATCTTATAAGCTCAACCAAACACTCACATAATCTCATATGCATATACATATCCGAACAGAATTCATACATTCATTATTAAATAACATAATCATTTTATGCACCCAATTCACTTTTGAGTTTTGTGACTAAATGATATCAGTATCTTATATGTTTATCATCTAAATGGTGAGATCAGTACAGATCACAAACGGAGCACGGTATtcagaatatatatttatacaacTAATTCACAAGTTTACCAGACCATATCGATTTCAAATTTAGGATTTGAACGTAAACATACATgctaaaatcttttaaaaacgaTTTCAAATTTAGGATTTGAACCTAAACATACATgctaaaatcttttaaaaacgtgttatcagatttaaatttttttaaaaaaatatatatattgatttcaaaattcggTTGTTCTTGAATTAACTTGTCATTGCTCAACTGAACTACTCGCTCAAATGACTACTTGCTCAACTGAACTGCTCTCCTTGTCCTTTTCTCACTCGTTCTATGTGTTTATGCTCAAAATTTGTGTAACATTGTATCATAAATTTGAGTATTGTTTATAAGgcaaaatttgattgttaaaCTTTTATTTAATGCCTTATTGTATCATAATCCATTAACATCTGCCATAAAATAGTGCGGAGAAATTGAGATGTTTGCCACATGTAATAGAACGTATTGACAATTACTGtagattaaattaaaattaagaataTTAGACAAGATTTCTAATCTTTTAATTAATTCCTCTTATTCCTACGATATTACTAACAATTTCTCTTTTAAAGAAAGAAATGAGCCTCTACAGATAGATGAATTAATTATAACTAGTGATgagtttgaaaatcaaaataatatacatattAAAGATCAAATAATTCTTTTagatgttttttaaaaaatattaatttatttcaaaaGAGTATCTTGAAAAAAtagggctaattgcatccacaccccctgtgaaaagtctaaaaaacataaaaccccatgtgtaaaattaatagcatgtaagaccctatgttttaaaaaaattagcataaaaacctctatgagagggtataaatgtgcctgagtttgtataacatatgggtgaaatgtgctacattttaaaaaactgagggatgcattagcctattaatatttcttaaaaGGTTTTATgctttttagacttttcacagggggtgtggatgcaattagccctgaaaaaatattgaagtatctagaaacaaagaagaaaataaaaacaaaattcgAAATTCATAAGTTTTGGGTAAATTGATCCGGATATCCCAATTCAAGATTATCGTATGGAAATAGATACATGGTCGGGCGAATTGCTGTCAAAACACGGCTGAAATAAGCAAACAACAAAGAAAAACTAATATAATATCaataaaatgcaaacaaaaaacacataaaaccaATGTTTTCATAAACAGACCGATAATCGAACCGGTTCACTTTAAAAAAACGGTCCAACCGATCGGACTGTTTTAACCGAACGATCGAACCGAAAAatcatttatataatataattaataatatattataaatttttaaaacctAAAATAGTATATAAATAGTAAAATATATAGATTTACCatagtttgaaaactaaataatcatataaatatattcaaaatattaattttagttatactccCTCCGTTTCAAATACATAGTCCTACTTTTTATTTCACACGgattaagaaaaaattattgtgaaagtaaattttatacaaacttcctattttatccctatttaatgtattaaaaaatgattgcacaattttcaatatgtagttaatagggatatattaataaatgagtgtacaaaaaaattactaaatatAGTATATGACTGTATTTGgaacaaacaaaaaagaaaacgtAGACTATATAATTGAAACGGAGGgagtatatttttaaaaaataaattaattaaataattttttaaaaaattactaaaataatattttaatgaagtacaaattccaaataatgttttaaaattaaaaatttattttttaaaaaataacaaaaaaattcgaaaaactaGTTGAAACGATTCTTGACGGGTTTTAGGCCGGTTTTTTGATCGGTTCAACAAGTTCTTGTTCAGTTTTGACCATAAATTAGGAGCAATCGGACCGAAAAGTAACCGGTTTCCGGTGGAATCGATTGAACCGGCCGATCCGATCCGTTCCGATTTTGAAAACGTTGCATAAAACATCTAAAACCCCACAACATGCCAAGAATTCTAAAAAAGATTAAACAAACCGAAAATGACCACCTGGACACGAATCCAGACAGCCACATAAGCCTTCAACCATAAGTCAATgcatccaaaaaaaaattacgaTCCAGAGCAAGCAATGAGagaaaacaacaataataatgaaAAACCAATGGCAGAACTCAGTGAAAAACAATGTATCTATGAGTCTCATTTAAGGAGACATGTTACAACCATGTGCAATTAATGAGGCAATACATGGGGCAAGGAATTCAACCAACCCCCTAATGCATTATCTCTAAACAAATTTGAGACAATTATTAATTAACTAGTAGTTAAACTATCACAGGAAGGCTGTCCAGATATTCCTCGGCCGTTATGGTATAGCGATTCAAAGCAAACAATCTCTCTCTATAAAACATCAAGGTATCTGCATCAACAGTTTCTGTAGGAAATTCTAAAGCTCTTTGAAGCTCCTCATCCTCACCCACAGCAACAATTGACTTCGACTCATCTACGAGTAGGCGTAGATACTTCATGCCAATAAGATCTATACCGAGATCCTCGCCCAATCCAAGCAGCAGTTGGTTCTGCCTCTTTCGATGTTGCCGTTGCCTTTGCCTTTGTCGTCGCGACAGTGGTAGTGGCGTTCGCCGCCGTTTGACAATCTCTTCAACGAGAAACACAACAAACTTCCTCGAGTAGTAGAGGAGTGAAATTCCAAACACAATCAAGAAATGTTGGTGGATTTGGGGCAAAATCGGAAGGTGGACACCTTCAAACGTGTCCACAGAACCGAAATCATCCTCATAAGGAAAGGTAAGTTGGATCAGGAAAACAGATACTGCCAACAATGCCATAACGTAGGTCCCGTCTATGCCTGTGAAATATTTAGAGATATAGGCCCCTGCAACCGGGAAGAGAGTCAATGCTGGTGCCCTAAGCCCCAACAAAAGTAGTTTCCCCCGACCCGTACCTGCTTGTTCACGAAGGGCCAACTCGCAGCTAATTAACCACTTTGACACGTAGATCCACACTCTCCACGCCATAAAACCAATCACAAAACCACAAAATACTTTCCACCTCACCAATGTACCATCTGAGTTCTCCAAAAGGGATTTCACTGCAGCAACTTTCAACGAATACACAAAGGCTGTCAAGTAGCACAAAAACGATAATAATGCCGGGACCACTTGATATTTGTTTATATTCAACAACAACGCCGACGCTACCCAATTGGCCATTCGTTCCTACTGTAATACTggaaaagaaaatatatatattcaattcaaatagtCAAAGCACATTCAAAACAATTCAACAAACACAGTATCAACAGTAGTTATATATAAATCAACGTACATTGTGACAATTTCGTGGGAATGATTGATCAAAAAATGGAGTTAATTAAAAGGGGATATACGTATACAAAAACGATAATGGAAAAAAGAAACGGAAATAGGTTCTAAACAATTCAACAAACACATTATATCAACAGGACATTGTGACAATTTAGTGGGAATGATTGATAAAAAATGGAGTAAATTAAAAGGGGATATACGTATACAAAAATGATAATGGAAAAAAGAAATGGAAATAGGTTCTAAACAATTCAACAAACACATTATCAACAGTACATTGTGACAATTTCGTGGGAATGATTGATCAAAAAATGGAGTAAATTAAAAGGGGATATACGTATACAAAAATGATAATGGAAAAAAGAAATGGAAATAGGTTCTAAACAATTCAACAAACACATTATCAACAGCACATTGTGACAATTTCGTGGGAATGTTGGAGTAAATTAAAAGGGGAAATACGTATACAAAAATGATAATGGAAGAAAGAAATGGAAATAGGTTCTTCACTGTTTTGATTCCCTCAGCACAACTGGGTCTTCTTCCCTTTCTCTGATCCGTGACTCCTGGAGAGAATCTTTCGTGAGTTGAAGCTTctctattttttaataaaaatggaCTGCAAAGCCTAGACCCAACATAATGCATAAACCCTAAAAAATAGTAGtatataaatgtttttttttaaaattaaaaatagtgtGCCTTGCTTTCGATAGTAAACGAACCGAGCCAGTTCACAAACTTTTCGAACCggctcaaaaaatatttaactcAAACACATTAGAACTTTTTTCGAGTTGAGATCAATCCCAAATTCTATAGTTCGATTGTTCGCGAGCCTTTCGGATATTTATGTTTAATAAATAGCTCGCATACATGTTCGAATTTTTCTATCTGaaccaaaaatttaaaatttttcaagttTCGAATCAAGCTCGAATATATCTATTTCGAGCCAAATTCAAGCCTTTAATTTTCAACATATTCAACTCAATCCCGCTCATCTACACCCCTATCCAAAGACCCCTTTGCGCACTATGATCACTGTTGTCGAAAAATTGGAAACCTGACACAATCAAACTCTTCAAGGTGTGAAAAACAGAAGAACATTGCGACACAAGACAACAACATATAAAAACTCCAAGGCTGGCAGACCATGACATTTTGTGACATGGAATTAAAACATTGACGTACCGGGTCACACAGATGGCCATTGTGAGCAAAAGCACAACATAGCTTGACTCTTCAATCTTCTAACCATTGTATCCCACCCATCATGATGCCAATGCTCATAACCTTGAATCCAAGAAGAGCAGGTTCTATATGTCTATATTTCTTCCGAGCATACATTCCCCATTGGATGACTCTCAAATTCCAGTAGCTTGAGCTTGAATTTTTAATATGATGAAGGTTTCTTAGCATTGCTTTTAAGCACGTCAATGAATGATGTCTCCAGGACATTACCAATTCTACCAGATGACATTCGTCCAAAAGGAGCATCTTTTTCCACATTCCTCTGGATATTTCATATTGCTCCCTCTTGTTTCTCTCCTCATCCCTACAAGGAAAAAAAAACCGCAGCACGTCAACCTAAAAGAAAGGCCAAAGGTTGTTTAGAGCAATAAACCATGAAGATAATAAACAAATTCCAAAACGGAAAAATCAATTATCTTTAATTGAGTGCGCAAACACACAACAGTTTACAATCAAACACTCAACCATGAAACCAATGAATGAGGTAGCAGGGGACAATGTTACCATCACACAACCTCTTTCTTAAGGCACTCAGTAACATCTTCAAAGTGCCTGCTAGCAACCTAAATAGTCAAAATATATGTTCAAGAGAAACTGAACTTATTGCCAACACACCAAACCATAATTATCAACTCTCTCAAAATCCAACCACAAAGAGGGAAAGTGATGAGTACAGAAGAAAGGTGAGGTGCCCAACCGAAATATCaggtagaaaaaaaaatttcaagctGCAAAATCACGTTCTAGGCAGAACGAAACCAAACAGCGAAAATGGTTCGACAAATCATAAGAGGCCTTTTCCTCGGATGCCTGGATCGGCAACCACCTCAGACAACCCCTCTAGACAAGATGAGCTTAGTCATACAAGTGGATGCCTTGGAAAGGAGTTTTCAGGTTCTTCGAAACTGAGAGACTGTCACCTGGTTAAACTAATGAGGGTAAGAACAGCATGACTAAAAAAGTTCCTACACAAAAGatgaaatcatcaataaagaaaGACTGGCAGCCAAAGCAATAAAGATGACCCCTTATTATGCAAAAATAGCATTGGCATACCGTGTCCAACAGATAGCCATTGTGAGCAAAAGCACAACATAGCTCGACTCTTCAATCTTCTAACCATTGTATCCCACCCATCATGATCCAATTGCTCATAACCTTGAATCCAAGAAGAGCAGGTTCGTTATGCCTACCTTTCTTCCGAGCATGCATCCCCCATTAAATGACTTTGAAATTCCAGTAGCTTGAGCTTGGCTTTCTTGATATGTTGAAGGTTTCTCAGTATTGCTTTTAAGCATGTCAATGAATGATGTTTCCAAGACATCACCGATGCTACCAGATGACATTCGTCCAAAAGGAGCGTCTTTTTCCAGATTCCTCTGGTTCTTTCATATTGCTCCCTCTTGTTTCTCTCCTcatccctacaataaaaaaaaacccgCAGCACGTCAACATAAAAAAAGGCCAAAAGTTGTTTAGAGCAATAAACCATGAAGATAATAAACAAATTCCAAAACGGAAAATTCAATTATCTTTAATTGAGTGCGCAAAAACACAACAGTTTACTATCAAACCCTCAACCATGAAACCAATGAATGAGGTAGCAGGGGACAATGTTACCATCACACAACCTCTTTCTTAAGGCACTCAGTAACATCATCAAAGTGCCTGCTAGCAACCTAAATGGTCAAAATATACATTCAAGAGAAACTGAACATATCGCCAACACACCAAACCAAAATTATCAACTCCCTCAAAATCCAACCACAAAGAGGGAAAGTGATGGGTACAAAAGAAAGGTGAGGTGCCCAACTGAAATATCAGGTAGCAAAAAAATTGCAAGGCTGCTAAATCACGTTCTAGGAAGAACGAAACCAAGCAGCGAAAATGGTCATAAGAGGCCCTTTCCTCGGATGCCTGGATCGGCAATCACCTCAGACAACCCCTCTAGACAAGATGAGCTTAGTGAAACAAGTGGCTGCCTCGGAAATGTTTTCAGGTTCTTCAAAACTGAGCGACTGTAACCTGGTTAAACTAATGAGGGTGAGAACAGAAGTTCCTACACAAACGatgaaatcatcaataaagaaaGATTAGCAGCCAAAGCAATAAAGATGACCCCCTATTATGCAAAAAATAGCAAGTTCTTATACAACCCTTAAAAATCAACCCAACCCTTGAGTTTCATAGAACCATTCTACGCAAAATAATCTGTCAGTTGCATAAGcatcaaatttaaaaaagaaaacTCAGCAGAAGAATGGTCCCATAGGATATTTCTCGATTCGGTAGTTTTGCTTTCCATACATATCCAATGGAAGCCATGTCATAGTTCAAAAAAAGAtcttaaaatatttcaataGAAAATTTTCTGTAGTTAAAGAACTGATTGAATCAGTATCCTCTCAAAATCATGATCTTCatttgtcaaaatcattctaAAGAATTCGAAATCAAAGGCATAAATCTATGCAGTTTAAGGATTTTCTATGAGAGTACAGTAGCCCGGCACATCAAAAGTTTCTTACCTGTCCTTAGCAGCATCGTCCAAAAAAGAATTAGGCCTCAAATCTTTTCACTGTGAAATCCTGATTCCTGACCATTATTAGGAAAGTGTTATCATGCACAATTTGAAATTACAATAAAAAACGAACAGGAATGACCCAAAAACCCaagaaaagtgaagaaaaaaaaaagagatctTGGTAACATCAGCATCTACAACCATGAGCTTAGCGGGATCAAACTAAGCACCATCAAGGATCTGCATGCCAGCTTTATCATGTTCTTCCCCATATATAGCCTCTGCAACTTTTCATTTTTCTGCACAATTAACAATTTTCACAGAAACAAAGTAAAGAAAATCATTCAGGCCATTGTAACATAAATTCCATTCCCAAAAATACTTCAGTAATCAAAATCTCCCCCCACCCCAAGAAATTTGATCGTTTTAAGTTATCCATCATCTGACATCTATACAGCAGCATCAGAAGAGAGGGCAGGTTATCTACCATTGGTGGATTCCAAGTTTCCCGACTCTACTAAGAAATAAATCATGAATGAATGATATCACTGGTAAGAAACGCAAGAAAGATAAATAACACAGTCGAATACATATTTAGTAAAGTGACAAAAGCTTAAACAACCTGCAACAACATTGGTTGACTCATCCACCCTAAATGAAATGTGAGAAACTCCGCTGCTGTTTAGTTTGCCCCCTCCACGTGTCACTTACAATGGCCTGCAAAAAAAGGAAGATGATTTCACATTTCCACATATATTCCAGCTAAAAGCAggttaaaaaaaaagtaatataaCACAAGATATTAGATTTGTAACTCACCTCCTCCTCAGTAGGAGCAACAAAGGCTAGGGGCACAACAGCAGTTATTTGAGACGTCTGGGTCACTTCCTCCAAATTGTCAGGCATGTTACCCAAATAATCTTCAACATTTAGTCTACGATATATGTCCACGAGTTTTGCCCTCGGATACCAAAATGTTCCCATAGAAATGTTGTGTTCTCCTGAAACATTTCAGTCTCATCATCATGAGGAGCACCCATTATACCTACTGATGGAGGTATTACTGCTGCAGGCCTAGCTCGACCATGCCCTACTGCAAAACCAACAGTTGAGTACCCCAGTCGTCCCCTTTAAAGTCCAAATCCTGGTGCAAAACAATAAGAAATAGACTAACCAGGAATTGCGGGGCCTCCAGTTGTCACGAGCCTCAGACTCACGTTCCAAAACGGAACTGGCATGTGAAACAACTGACTGACCGTCACTCTGAGATTCTTCCTTCTTGacataagttttttttatcCACTTTGGCATCCTTTTCTTTCTCATCAGGGGCCCATCTTGAAGACCATTTGCCATCATGCCCAGTATTGTGACTGCTAACATCATGCCACCTGTCAATGGCACGAGAAGCTTTGCCAACACATCTTTCCATCAAGCAATCcagtttccctttcttcttcacGCCAACGGCCAGCAGAATCAGGCTCATGAGCAATTCTTATCCAATCGTTTTTCTTCTTCAGGCGCACCAAGGCGCCAAGCATCCTTCCGGTTCAAGTCAACAGGATGACCGAGAGTTTAAAGGGTTTGCCTCACGCGTTTCCTATCTATAACAATACCCATAATTATAAATGGTGATGGCTGGCAACACCAATTCAAATCAAAGTAATTAATCGAAACAGTAAAATGGTACGACGAAACACAAATTACCTTTGAGGGTCAAAGATCGATTGGAAGACTCTGCTGAGATGAGATCCTCCGGCAGATCAAGCTCTCTATCGGCCATCACCCAAATCTCTGTTTCAAAAAAGTGGCTGAAAATCGAAAGGAGAAAAAAAGAGAGGAGATAGAACCTTAATCGAAGCCTGGAAGCAGAAATTTGACAGAGAGATGCAATTCGATAGCAATCGGAGAAGCGTATGGATTCAACCATATAATCCAGAAGTAAACGAGggttttttcttatttttctttttcttttttcctttttgaAAGATCTCATTTGTTGGACTTTAATTAATGGCAAAGGTACCCCAGTTATTGTAATAAATCCGACAGGGAAAATGAGAAGTGATATATATAGTACAAGTTGTACAATGTAGTAACATGTTTGCTGTGATTTTCCAAAATACATAGATTTTGTGAATTttagtataattaaaaaaatataatctcTGTCAAACTCATTATTATATTCGTAAAAGcacaaattttatattattttaacctaaatattaaaaaaacttaattaattataaatgaaTAATTGAACTTGTactttataatataatttaaagaaTTCATTCTTAGATTTACATTATAGTATTTACTCTACCGATGGTAACTAATATGTAAATACTCGTAAACTTTCGTGAGTCAGCAATCCGTCTTATAAATATCTAGCGTGAGTTTCTGTTATATATTtacataattaatttttttttttgaatctaaAATTATGGCATgtaattacaaaaataattttaaaaaaattcaaaaacttcGATTTGAATTTGTAtcctaaattaaatattttaccatTAATTGATATTACGATATATTTTGTGAGCAAATCAATTTTTCAACTCACGTTACGTGGATATTAAATATTTGAGATCAAATCATGCAACAcatgtaaaaaaataataataatatgtcaTCATATTTGAAATCAAATCATGTGAtctaagtaaaataattatcaGTAAGTCAATCAAACTTGAAAAACCCAATGATTGATAGGGCCGTCAATATAGGCTTGACTCATCGAACCAAACTGTTCCACCACTAAAGTAGAGTTAACTAGATTGTGGTTTTGGTGGCCCATTAACCGAAATGGGCTGACTCCGGTCCAAGCGAGCCGACAcggtaatttttttattttttcaatataataatttgtgtatttgtgtattatttatattatttgaaaatattttttatttatcaatttttttttagtttataatttttgaattatttaaatttatttttatataattgaaaatttttaaattatttataatagtTTACGTATAGTtgatgaattttaaaaaattatatattttcagtGATTTATGTATGGCTGATGAATTTAAAtatgtatattatttataattgtttatgtatgatttttttaatcacgttatttatttttttggatttttttttatttttcgatggGTTGGCCGCTTAACTTACAATCCAAGTTGTGGGTTGTGAATTATCCCAATTCCAACACGGCTAGACGGCTGGTAGGCCGGTCCAAATTGACAAGCCTAACGATTgagctgaaaaaaaaaaaagaaaaaagagaaaCAAAGATAATCAATTATCAATCTtcatgcatgaatattttaaaaagcTGTAGAGTTAATTACAAACAATATTAATGTGGAATAATAAACATCCCTTATGAAAAAATATGACATTAATTTCATGGGTTTTCGAATTCTTGGCACATACAtcatcatactttcatattttgAGGATTCATCTCCTTATTCATATGTgctttcaaaaatatatatgctcaaaatttaaaaacacgGATTTCGAAATTTTATATGTGATTAACCCAAAGTgaatgtttatgtttatgtttatgttttatatatatatatatatatagaagtaGACAGATGGATTGATCGaagaattattttattgataatCTTCAAAGAATGAAATACAAAAACTATTGAAAGATTGAATACAAAAACTTGAATTGAATCGAGGAATTTAAAACAGATATAGAGGGAAAATATGAGAATTTATCTCTCTATGTTTTGCTCTGTCTAAATTGGCTCTCGAAATGGGCTCTCTTATAGCAATTGAGGGACGCCTGTAGTAGGATTCCTTCCTTGTCAATAATGGTGAAGGGTCTTGTCTCGTTTGCTTTCTTGAAAGCACTTGATGGGAATCTTGACTATTGAGCGAAGTGGACGTCTTATCTTCTTTTGCTTTTCTTTGTGGCGAAGTGGACGTCTTGTCTTCTTTTCCTTTGTTTTGTCTTGAAGCAAATGTCttgtcttcttttttttttttttgtcgtaAAGAAAAATAATTGCTTGTGCTGGCCGACATAATCTTTACatcttttgaaaataaaattgtgaCTACTGCTTTTTCTTGACGTGTAGTCTGCTTTTGAAATGTATTTTTTCTTGACAACTGACTTGTAAGGCCcggaattatttgatttaatccaaaattaattaattttaatccgagtatatttaatttgagaattttggagttttgaattaaattttaatattcgtaaattatttaggattgaaattgaatgaaatgagaagctgaggaccaaattgcaatttttgaagatttgaggGGCTAAACTACAAATAAGAATAAGTTATCAGAATTGTGAGTTATTActcagcatgtatacgtgtgAGTTGTTAAGGAATTCAGAAATTTGAAGAACACTTAGAACAGAAAACCGATATCTTCCTTTCCTTCTTGGTGTTTCAGTTTCAAATCGCCATATCTTTTGattcggttatccgatttcgattccgaaagatgttctggaatccttgcaagaagatcttcgatttgatgtaagttttctcttagttcattATGGATTATgaattcgaaaatggcagagatcagatgtggTTATGACTTGATGTTGTGGAGTTTTATTCCTTAGTtatattgaagttgggttgaagaatGGTTGTTGGATCAGTTCTTATGCTTTCTCAGCCACTAGTCAACTTATATGCTTGCTGATATGAtgggtttgagttgatatgcagctgatatatgtgtatatattgtGA
Proteins encoded:
- the LOC140882617 gene encoding uncharacterized protein isoform X1, whose translation is MANWVASALLLNINKYQVVPALLSFLCYLTAFVYSLKVAAVKSLLENSDGTLVRWKVFCGFVIGFMAWRVWIYVSKWLISCELALREQAGTGRGKLLLLGLRAPALTLFPVAGAYISKYFTGIDGTYVMALLAVSVFLIQLTFPYEDDFGSVDTFEGVHLPILPQIHQHFLIVFGISLLYYSRKFVVFLVEEIVKRRRTPLPLSRRQRQRQRQHRKRQNQLLLGLGEDLGIDLIGMKYLRLLVDESKSIVAVGEDEELQRALEFPTETVDADTLMFYRERLFALNRYTITAEEYLDSLPVIV
- the LOC140882617 gene encoding uncharacterized protein isoform X2, whose product is MANWVASALLLNINKYQVVPALLSFLCYLTAFVYSLKVAAVKSLLENSDGTLVRWKVFCGFVIGFMAWRVWIYVSKWLISCELALREQAGAYISKYFTGIDGTYVMALLAVSVFLIQLTFPYEDDFGSVDTFEGVHLPILPQIHQHFLIVFGISLLYYSRKFVVFLVEEIVKRRRTPLPLSRRQRQRQRQHRKRQNQLLLGLGEDLGIDLIGMKYLRLLVDESKSIVAVGEDEELQRALEFPTETVDADTLMFYRERLFALNRYTITAEEYLDSLPVIV